In Alosa alosa isolate M-15738 ecotype Scorff River chromosome 23, AALO_Geno_1.1, whole genome shotgun sequence, a single window of DNA contains:
- the grk1a gene encoding rhodopsin kinase GRK1, translating to MDMGSLTTVVANSAYISARGSFDGSANPATSRDKKYHAKLKLPHITVCEDLRETLDLSFQSICVEQPIGKRLFQEYLETANEYKGPCRLWKDIEEYDTAEDKDRLRKASKIIERYMEPTAKYYCPFLPENEITKVKEKHQEACDDLFHQTLNCVMDFLKEVPYTFYLETMYLKRFLQWKWLEMQPMAEDWFLDFRVLGKGGFGEVSACQMKATGKMYACKKLNKKRLKKRKGFEGAMVEKRILARVHSRFIVSLAYAFQTKTELCLVMTIMNGGDLRFHIYNVDENNPGFDEPRACFYAAQIIQGMEHLHQKRIIYRDLKPENVLLDNEGHVRISDLGLAVELPEGENKTKGYAGTPGFMAPELLKKEEYDYSVDYFTLGVTLFEFIAAKGPFRTRGEKVENKEVKNRILNDPVTYSEKFSENAKSICEGLLAKSVDDRLGFKNGSCDELRAHPFFAEINWRKLDAGILPPPFVPCSKTVYAKDLDDVGAFSTVKGVALDDPDKEFFDEFASGNISIPWQEEMLETGIYGELTVWGADGALPNDLRRESIHELPPKSSTCCVS from the exons ATGGATATGGGCAGCCTCACCACAGTGGTCGCAAACTCGGCCTACATCTCTGCACGTGGCAGCTTCGATGGTTCTGCGAACCCAGCTACTAGCCGCGACAAGAAGTACCATGCCAAGCTGAAGTTGCCACACATCACGGTGTGCGAGGACCTCCGTGAGACGCTAGACCTCTCGTTTCAGAGCATCTGTGTGGAGCAACCCATCGGCAAGCGTCTCTTTCAAGAGTACCTGGAGACAGCCAACGAATACAAAGGACCCTGTCGCCTGTGGAAGGACATTGAAGAGTATGACACAGCCGAGGACAAAGACAGGTTGAGGAAGGCGTCTAAGATCATCGAACGCTACATGGAGCCTACTGCCAAATACTACTGTCCCTTTCTACCTGAGAACGAAATCACCAAGGTGAAGGAGAAACATCAGGAAGCGTGTGACGATCTCTTCCACCAGACCCTAAACTGTGTAATGGACTTCCTTAAAGAGGTTCCATACACATTCTATCTGGAGACCATGTACCTCAAACGCTTCCTTCAGTGGAAGTGGCTGGAGATGCAGCCTATGGCAGAAGACTGGTTCCTGGACTTTCGTGTGCTGGGAAAGGGAGGATTTGGAGAGGTGTCAGCGTGCCAGATGAAGGCCACAGGCAAAATGTACGCCTGCAAGAAACTCAACAAGAAGCgactgaagaaaagaaaaggatttGAG GGGGCAATGGTGGAGAAGAGGATTCTTGCACGTGTCCATAGCAGATTCATCGTGTCTCTGGCCTACGCCTTCCAGACCAAGACGGAATTATGCTTAGTCATGACCATCATGAATGGAGGAGACCTAAG GTTTCACATATATAACGTGGATGAGAACAACCCAGGCTTTGATGAGCCCAGGGCATGCTTCTACGCTGCCCAGATTATCCAGGGCATGGAACACCTGCACCAGAAGAGGATCATCTACAGAGACCTGAAGCCGGAAAATGTTCTGTTGGACAATGAGG GTCACGTGCGTATTTCTGACCTTGGGTTGGCAGTGGAGCTGCCGGAGGGGGAGAATAAGACCAAGGGCTATGCCGGAACTCCAG GGTTTATGGCCCCGGAGCTGCTGAAAAAGGAAGAGTATGATTATTCTGTGGACTACTTCACTCTGGGCGTCACACTATTCGAGTTCATCGCCGCAAAAGGCCCTTTCAGAACTAGAGGTGAAAAG GTGGAGAACAAAGAGGTGAAAAACAGAATACTAAACGACCCAGTCACTTACAGTGAGAAGTTCAGTGAGAACGCCAAGTCCATATGTGAGGGACTGCTGGCCAAGTCTGTAGACGATCGCCTGGGATTCAAAAATGGATCATGTGATGAGCTGCGTGCTCACCCTTTCTTCGCTGAAATCAACTGGAGGAAACTGGATGCAG GAATCCTTCCACCTCCGTTCGTGCCCTGCTCTAAGACCGTCTATGCCAAGGACCTAGATGACGTGGGGGCCTTCTCCACTGTCAAGGGCGTGGCTCTTGATGACCCAGACAAGGAGTTCTTTGACGAGTTTGCCTCAGGAAACATTTCTATTCCATGGCAAGAGGAGATGCTAGAGACTGGCATCTATGGGGAGCTGACCGTCTGGGGTGCAGATGGAGCATTGCCCAACGACCTCCGCCGCGAGTCCATCCACGAGCTGCCACCAAAGTCCTCTACCTGCTGTGTGTCTTAA